The genomic window TCGTTGAGGGCGACACACGTGACTCGGGACCGGGCGTGGGGCACCCTTGCTTGAGTCACGTGAGGGTCGTGCTGCATGCGCGCACGACCTGAAAGCGCGCACGCAAGGATCAAATCTACCAGCCTGGAGGCACGGCGCCCAAACGGCCTTCTTCAGTCGAGCTCGGACCGGGCGCGGGACTCGACCGTGATGGTGACACTGCCCCCGAGGGACCTGAGTATGCCGCTCACGACCGGGATCTGAGCCTCACCCTGGAGCCGGACCACGGCGGTGCGGGCGTCGGGGGTGCCGGTGCCCGGGGCCACCTGCCAGCCGAGGAGCCGGTCGGGCACGGGCTGCCGCGCCAGGTGGGCGGCAGCCGCGTCCGTCACGCCGGCCGTGGTGAGGGGGACGCCCTCGCCGAGACCCGCGTCATAGATGGAACCCTCATCGACGGCGTCCGCGGCGGCCAGCGCTGCCGCGTCGGCAGCATCGAGCAGGTGGATGCGACTGAGCTGGACCGACGTGACACCGACCACGCCCAGCACGAGCAGGAGAGTGATCGACACCATGCCGATGAGCAGGATGCTGATCTGACCGCTCTCGGGGTCTGCCCGCTCGAACCCCACCGGT from Ornithinimicrobium cryptoxanthini includes these protein-coding regions:
- a CDS encoding pilus assembly protein TadG-related protein is translated as MSPESPVGFERADPESGQISILLIGMVSITLLLVLGVVGVTSVQLSRIHLLDAADAAALAAADAVDEGSIYDAGLGEGVPLTTAGVTDAAAAHLARQPVPDRLLGWQVAPGTGTPDARTAVVRLQGEAQIPVVSGILRSLGGSVTITVESRARSELD